The proteins below are encoded in one region of Streptomyces marianii:
- a CDS encoding DUF3995 domain-containing protein, translating into MKREPEGTGAEPSALWGRIACWWSVAFAGLHFYWAVGGGVGLGVSAGPLATERPLWFVVAALWGVGVLCLLGALLAWLLARSGLRGVPALLARWLGWGVSALLLARGIGVEVLLLTGTTHLDASVSAGQRAWTLALWNPWFVAGGLAFGLAALRSRRHAEAEPTPASGR; encoded by the coding sequence GTGAAACGCGAACCGGAGGGAACGGGCGCGGAACCGTCCGCGCTGTGGGGGCGCATCGCCTGCTGGTGGTCGGTCGCGTTCGCCGGGCTGCACTTCTACTGGGCCGTCGGCGGGGGTGTGGGGTTGGGCGTCTCCGCCGGTCCGCTGGCCACCGAGCGCCCGCTGTGGTTCGTCGTAGCCGCTCTGTGGGGTGTGGGTGTGCTCTGTCTCCTCGGCGCCCTGCTGGCATGGCTGCTCGCCCGTTCCGGGCTCCGGGGCGTTCCCGCCCTGCTGGCAAGGTGGCTGGGGTGGGGCGTCAGTGCCCTGCTGCTGGCCCGCGGCATCGGTGTCGAGGTGCTGCTGCTGACCGGCACCACACATCTGGACGCCTCCGTGAGCGCGGGGCAGCGGGCCTGGACGCTCGCCCTCTGGAACCCCTGGTTCGTCGCCGGAGGGCTGGCCTTCGGCCTCGCCGCCCTTCGGTCCCGCAGGCATGCCGAAGCCGAGCCGACCCCCGCGTCCGGACGCTGA